A window of the Dermatophagoides farinae isolate YC_2012a chromosome 2, ASM2471394v1, whole genome shotgun sequence genome harbors these coding sequences:
- the LOC124493349 gene encoding uncharacterized protein LOC124493349 isoform X2, which yields MAEESSANSSSTTTVTSASTSDQNDGDDNVKIPTSVAISTSSIDCCSSIIAHKEECSVLKIENNVNNDGDDDVEEFCDNQQQPATKTATMMTIIKNDNVNMNVPPDLSSSDTNMIITKINDEINAMQIDTQSSSSDIHVKTSNENDPVSRTSQQSLPNIVIENKIEQITIDNNNSENVVEIQSMNPVTADIVSCNDKNNHNSINDNDTVQEFQEHHQSILHHPVMNSITDERDHRLQQQSSLETNCNDEKRDIDELNESKLIMSNNNNNNSYNNNNKNNINELHDVDSSIQSHHTSLSSSSSSSSSSSSSSMISSSTPPPPLLDGHYNYKTSNQMPLTSSSQNIPLSINDQQPMEYSCSSTKLSSSLTTTITETLTSTASNKNNEHHHIDSKLLNDEDEEKILQPCADEHTAIVEVLSEEFLLGNDQNMDALCSNPDDDVQVEDLDKLLSSSITSTTTTITTANDTDGNVQFQTHQLTNYDQNYNDNNGDIDEILDQHASADLFEHVKFSLCETVSDSDKMKKIMVGHGAKFLNYLSDSATYFIADDPDHPSVSEAIDIYEKPVLTSQWVWLSLRANRMLPIEPFILIDSNNDRCNRLFSNIVACASQVSLNDLKNLWSMLSYYGGKFQLHFDHTCTHLLTTKIFGKKYELAMKESSGKIHIVTPDWIIDSIQQQKLCDEKRYHPRLLIDYHQNVHGRNSSMKNAKSSNTMTIKHSIKSEQQQDYDNSKTSLTNATPATKSVTMSISTEAVVTAKKSSNDVPITMTTTTMIESSLHSLPPTLSSPSSTSQPTKPSLVPASTAPVPHYSQHSQPSQQSHVQSQSLLASKQYHSHQPIRHQSPQQAMLNNNAPNAQMMQQSPNQHPQRLPMHQFQQQIRQPLVHAIKSQKPGPQLQQNIVQQSQQAQRKIVPPMGQQQQQQQQQQQLMSTHQAAGSSYPHPQQASGQQYTSQMLPNQSSGPQQVYIQQQQSAMYQQQNQQQYRGKYVSGAQQHQMMSQKIVSPPSNSGMMLQQYRPQKPQQAQFPPNAQQQQFCPRQVIPKQQQYVTRPPQMVPGGPQQSQQYMVNNQTNKTNQPQQQQMVRMIQPPQQQPQQFANQPNYTGDHQSPMSPNIPSHPPQLQNQQRMSMLRISVPPQQQQQQQQIMSSNQQSPVQSHPVCQSPSSGGPTMMNYVQQPKPGIRPGMMIPNNANGGLPQQQQQTRPTGMMMRPMQPYPSQQEQQMGLTGHTMQQMSTRPPQTPTGGPQPMTPQQIQFIRQQQQQQQQQRWSQPDYNQQQQQQQYPRPQVIPPGVQQQAWIRPPIQPPQHRFPLQQQQHVPPGQMIRMMAKPMLPNSSNQPPQQQQQQFYDLSSSLLMNNKMNHSPVHQQADQPSLHNQHPGQHYGGQPQSSSMLPSQQQQAVGLYNSHNQHAHYSQQQRPMIGPQPIHMGQRYPHPSPHHIPSQHSPVRSSPAIPGKTSTFQHSSASSSPLPTGGSTPSTPSPTSALHHLSGHLHNYPVVPNPNLSFSSMHHSNQILSPMQSFNQHHSQHSNVTGSSSHHHAIQPHPPPNQHLGHVRQSFGPNSHQQHTPYHHPPPHMQHPHSHRTMIPFHHQQGAAQQNPTSSLQQQHMQSLAIRFYGHETRHGSLIGAKSCLIGCTFYISAVYAENRFTSNLISGWKRRIEKFGGKVVADLSNSSVTHVITEHLNLPMRSSHCQYQQMLPQQNGDHRYVSIFWLNDVLESGRLLPPWRFYHLPVAFNPQTMPCKHHVISVTNFNQDERSMLKHLIVQTGARYTDYLTQKNTVLICKRPEGEKYLKAMEWRMAVVNITWLQDVLFGNGDCISVGNLTKKYRIFDHQNMQSTKMNGKENKESEKNSESAMQKDAFRLDYHVAQGLMSSWRVPIKYDENDLVKHQEMVKQLEDRKRQEKPNDQKTDSNPIDNEEQLSASNAKENKEIDKKVNGEVTSNNDEHNASDFIRHGTKRSLEDADIGNVIKSALTNGDHMNIDDPDGDLLMSTKRFKTEDDNEDHQSIVKEVIMSSLDNILAKSESENLNLINHEEENSCQTNDSFYGSSISNNTPNNGTLPMIMMNGTNSDSNNSSNIHDMSVDDIVVLSSSSPLPNETNCSEFKVPLDLNQQKVQLKLKQQLRPSNEYVILLAGLLRRPGQYEHYKQIIQNLGGRIVQQPADCLKATHLVIGSEWNRTLLPKISINFLCAFARTQYMVNSDWLDKSSKAEYFLSEQQFEYVRAADDNHQDDNVQDQQVTMTNIEDQRSNSSSTSSSSLSSASSSSSSLIFQTYQLNLCKSWERRRADLFNDILFLLTPSLIPAPPILIQIIEANGGQAVMKRMPNRRQLMHLFEQNDGRKWPIKIVIITCETDLLLLADYLIQHPQVEIVNSNFIVDSILKQNMDYKPFRLFSEQLNGSSSMMKTTTTNTCGTTVDSNAKDSNNNIHLNQNHHSHSHLIPTTTTPLPK from the exons ATGGCTGAAGAATCATCAGCTAATTCATCGTCAACGACGACGGTAACGTCGGCATCAACATCAGACcaaaatgatggtgatgataatgttaaaaTACCAACATCGGTGGCAATCTCAACATCCTCTATCGATTGTTGTTCTTCGATCATTGCACATAAAGAAGAATGTTCTGTtcttaaaattgaaaataatgttaataatgatggtgatgatgatgttgaagaattctgtgataatcaacaacaaccagcgacaaaaacagcaacaatgatgacgataatcaaaaatgataatgtgaaTATGAATGTTCCTCcggatttatcatcatccgatacgaatatgatcatcactaagattaatgatgaaattaatgcAATGCAAATTGATACACAATCGTCATCGTCAGATATTCATGTGAAAACAAGCAATGAAAACGATCCTGTATCAAGGACATCACAACAGTCTTTACCAAACattgtgattgaaaataaaatcgagCAGATcacaattgataataataatagtgaaaatgttgttgaaataCAGTCAATGAATCCCGTTACAGCAGACATTGTTTCTtgcaatgataaaaataaccaTAATTCTATTAATGATAACGATACCGTCCAAGAATTTCAGGAACACCATCAATctattcttcatcatcctgtaatgaattcaattacTGATGAACGCGATCATCGATTGCAAcagcaatcatcattggaaaccaattgtaatgatgaaaaacggGATATAGATGAgctaaatgaatcaaaattaataatgtcaaataacaataacaataattcgtataataataataataaaaataatattaatgaGCTTCATGATGTTGATTCTTCGATTCAATCGCATcatacatcattatcatcatcatcatcatcatcctcctcctcgtcatcatcatcgatgatctCATCATccacaccaccaccgccattATTGGATGgacattataattataaaacTTCCAATCAGATGCCTTTAACTTCATCTTCACAGAATATTCCATTGTCAATAAACGATCAACAGCCGATGGAATATTCttgttcatcaacaaaattatcatcatctttaacGACCACGATAACGGAAACATTAACATCAACTGCCtccaataaaaataatgaacatcatcatattgattcgaaattacttaatgatgaagatgaagaaaaaatattacaaCCATGCGCAGATGAACATACGGCAATTGTTGAAGTTTTGTCCGAAGAATTTCTTCTTGGAAATGACCAAAATATGGATGCATTATGTTCAaatcctgatgatgatgtacaaGTAGAAGATTTGGATAAATTGTTGTCCAGCAGCATTAcatcaacgacgacaacTATAACAACAGCAAACGATACCGATGGCAATGTTCAATTTCAGACACATCAATTGACaaattatgatcaaaattataatgataataatggtgatattgatgaaatattaGATCAACATGCATCAGCTGATCTATTTGAACATGTCaaattctctctctgtgAGACTGTTTCCGATTCTGATAAG atgaaaaaaattatggtcGGACATGGTGCAAAGTTTCTAAATTATCTATCTGATTCTGCAACATATTTTATCGCAGATGATCCTGATCATCCAAGTGTTAGCGAAGCAATCGATATCTATGAAAAACCAGTCCTTACT AGTCAATGGGTTTGGCTTTCATTACGTGCCAACCGAATGCTTCCTATCGAACCATTCATATTGATCGATTCGAACAATGATCGATgcaatcgattattttcaaacattgttGCCTGTGCTAGCCAggtttcattgaatgatttgaaaaatctATGGTCAATGCTAAGCTATTATGGgggaaaatttcaattacatTTCGATCATACTTGCACACATTTGTTGacgacaaaaatttttggaaaaaaatatgaattagCTATGAAAGAATCATCtggaaaaattcatataGTTACACCAGATTGGattatcgattcaattcaacaacaaaaactatGCGACGAGAAACGCTATCATCCCaggttgttgattgattatcatcaaaatgtacATGGACGAAATtcttcaatgaaaaatgccAAGTCATCAAATACAATGACCATTAAGCATTCGATAAAATCTGAACAGCAGCAAGATTACGATAATTCAAAAACATCACTGACAAATGCAACGCCAGCAACCAAATCGGTTACCATGTCCATTTCAACTGAAGCCGTGGTAACGGcgaaaaaatcttcaaatgATGTGCCCATAACTATGACCACAACCACCATGATAGAATCTTCGTTGCATTCACTACCGcctacattatcatcaccatcatctacATCACAACCAACAAAGCCTTCGTTAGTTCCAGCCTCAACAGCTCCAGTGCCTCATTATTCTCAGCATTCACAACCATCACAACAATCTCATGTccaatcacaatcattattagcATCAAAACAGTATCATTCTCATCAACCGATTCGACATCAATCACCACAACAAGCGATGCTAAACAACAATGCTCCAAATGCTCAAATGATGCAACAGTCGCCGAATCAACATCCACAACGATTGCCGATGCATCaattccaacaacaaattcgTCAACCATTGGTCCATGCAATCAAAAGTCAAAAACCAGGGCCTCAATTACAACAGAATATAGTGCAGCAATCGCAACAAGCTCAGAGAAAAATAGTGCCTCCAATGggtcagcagcagcagcaacaacaacaacagcagcaattgATGTCGACTCATCAGGCTGCTGGTTCATCTTATCCGCATCCTCAACAAGCTTCTGGCCAACAATATACGTCGCAAATGCTACCCAATCAATCATCTGGTCCACAACAAGTCTACattcaacagcagcaatcGGCAATGTATCAACAGcagaatcaacaacagtatCGAGGAAAATATGTTTCTGGAGCACAACAGCATCAAATGATGTCGCAAAAAATAGTGTCTCCACCCTCAAATTCAGGAATGATGCTACAACAATATCGCCCTCAAAAACCACAGCAAGCCCAATTTCCTCCGAATGcacagcagcaacaatttTGTCCAAGGCAAGTGATTCcgaagcaacaacaatatgtTACTAGACCTCCACAAATGGTTCCTGGTGGACCACAACAATCACAGCAATATATGGTAAATAACCAAACgaataaaacaaatcaaccacaacaacaacaaatggttCGAATGATTCAACCACCGCAACAACAGCCGCAACAGTTTGCCAATCAACCAAATTATACAGGAGATCATCAATCACCAATGTCACCGAATATTCCTTCACATCCACCTCAGCTTCAAAACCAACAACGGATGTCAATGTTGAGGATTTCAGTTCCAccgcagcagcaacagcaacagcaacaaatcaTGAGTAGTAATCAACAATCACCCGTACAATCTCATCCTGTTTGTCAATCACCATCTAGTGGTGGACCGACTATGATGAATTATGTCCAACAACCTAAACCTGGAATCAGACCCGGTATGATGATTCCGAATAATGCTAATGGTGGTCTaccacagcaacaacaacaaacacgaCCTAccggaatgatgatgagaccCATGCAACCATATCCTTCTCAACAAGAGCAACAAATGGGACTAACAGGTCATACAATGCAACAAATGTCAACAAGACCACCACAAACACCTACAGGTGGACCACAACCAATGACTCCACagcaaattcaattcattcgacaacaacaacaacaacaacagcaacaaagaTGGTCGCAACCAGATTAcaatcagcaacaacaacaacaacagtatcCAAGACCGCAAGTAATTCCTCCTGGAGTTCAGCAACAGGCTTGGATCCGGCCGCCAATTCAGCCACCACAACATAGATTTCCACttcagcagcaacaacacgTGCCACCCGGacaaatgattcgaatgatggCTAAACCGATGCTGCCTAATTCTTCAAATCAACCaccgcaacaacaacagcaacaattttatgatctatcatcatcattgttgatgaataataag ATGAATCATTCACCAGTTCATCAACAAGCGGATCAACCTTCGTTACATAATCAACATCCTGGTCAACATTATGGTGGCCAAccgcaatcatcatcgatgttacctagtcaacaacaacaggccGTCGGTTTATATAATTCTCATAATCAACATGCACATTATTCACAGCAACAACGGCCAATGATCGGTCCACAACCAATTCACATGGGTCAACGTTATCCTCATCCTTCACCTCATCATATACCATCACAGCATTCGCCTGTACGTAGTTCACCGGCCATTCCCGGAAAAACCAGTACCTTTCAACATTCAtcggcatcatcatcacctcTCCCAACTGGTGGTTCTACGCCTTCAACACCAAGTCCAACATCAGCATTACATCATTTATCTGGACATTTACATAATTACCCGGTTGTACCTAATCCTaatctttcattttcttctatgcatcattcaaatcagaTACTTTCACCCATGCAATCtttcaatcaacatcattcacAGCATTCGAATGTAACTGGTTCATCATCTCATCACCATGCCATTCAACCACATCCTCCTCCTAACCAACATCTTGGACATGTTCGTCAATCATTTGGTCCTAAttctcatcaacaacatacgccatatcatcatcctcCTCCTCATATGCAACATCCACATTCACATAGAACAATgattccatttcatcatcaacaaggAGCCGCGCAACAAAACCCTACATCATCACTTCAGCAACAACATATGCAATCATTAGCCATACGTTTTTATGGACATGAAACACGACATGGATCTCTTATTGGAGCTAAAAGTTGTTTAATTGGCTGTACCTTTTATATTTCAGCTGTATATGCTGAAAATCGTTTCACGTCAAATTTGATTAGTGGCTGGAAACGtcgtattgaaaaatttggtgGTAAAGTGGTTGCTGATCTTTCTAACAGTAGTGTGACACATGTCATAACCGAACATTTAAATTTACCAATGCGTTCATCACATTGTCAATATCAGCAAATGTTGCCGCAACAAAATGGTGATCATCGTTATGTGTCAATATTCTGGTTGAATGATGTATTAGAATCGGGAAGATTACTTCCACCATGGCGTTTCTATCATCTTCCTGTAGCATTTAATCCACAAACGATGCCTTGTAAACATCAT GTGATCTCTGTaacaaattttaatcaaGATGAGCGTTCAATGCTGAAACATTTAATTGTTCAAACGGGTGCTCGTTACACAGATTATCTTACTCAAAAGAATACTGTATTGATTTGTAAAAg GCCGGAAGGAGAAAAATATCTAAAAGCAATGGAGTGGCGTATGGCTGTCGTGAACATTACATGGCTACAAGATGTTCTTTTTGGCAATGGAGATTGTATATCAGTTGGTAATCTAACAAAGAAATATCGAatctttgatcatcaaaatatgcagtcaacgaaaatgaatggcaaagaaaataaagagtccgaaaaaaattcggaaTCAGCAATGCAAAAAGATGCCTTCAGATTAGACTATCACGTGGCTCAAGGTTTAATGTCTTCATGGCGTGTGCCGatcaaatatgatgaaaatgatcttGTTAAACATCAAGAAATGGTCAAACAACTAGAAGATCGAAAGAGACaagaaaaaccaaatgatcaaaaaactGATTCTAACCCGATAGATAATGAAGAGCAATTATCAGCATCTAATGCcaaagaaaataaagaaattgataaaaaagtGAATGGTGAAGTCAcatcgaataatgatgaacataatGCCTCTGATTTTATTCGACATGGTACGAAAAGATCATTGGAAGATGCTGACATTGGAAATGTGATCAAAAGTGCCCTGACAAATGGTGACCATatgaatattgatgatcCGGATGGTGATTTGCTCATGTCAACAAAACGATTTAAAACcgaagatgataatgaagatcatcaatcaatagtGAAAGAAGTAATAATGTCTTCGTTAGATAATATTTTGGCCAAGTCAGAATCGGAGAATTTAAACCTTATCAACCACGAAGAAGAGAACAGCTGTCAAACGAATGATAGCTTTTAtggatcatcaatatcaaataaTACACCGAATAATGGTACTCTtccaatgattatgatgaatggaACAAACAGTGATTCAAATAACAGCTCAAACATTCATGACATGAGTGTCGATGATATTGtagtattatcatcatcttcaccaTTACCAAATGAAACGAATTGTTCAGAATTTAAAGTTCCGTTAGAtttgaatcaacaaaaagtacaattgaaattaaagCAACAATTGCGaccatcaaatgaatatgtCATCTTGTTAGCTGGATTACTTCGTCGACCTGGTCAATATGAACATTATAAACAAATCATACAAAATCTTGGTGGTCGTATTGTTCAACAACCAGCTGATTGCCTCAAGGCAACACATTTGGTTATTGGTTCAGAATGGAATCGTACACTATTGCCGAAAATTTCTATAAATTTCCTATGTGCCTTTGCTCGTACACAGTATATGGTCAATAGTGACTGGCTagataaatcatcaaaagctgaatattttttatccGAACAACAATTCGAATATGTACGGGCagctgatgataat